The Raphanus sativus cultivar WK10039 chromosome 2, ASM80110v3, whole genome shotgun sequence genome includes a region encoding these proteins:
- the LOC108842896 gene encoding SNF1-related protein kinase regulatory subunit beta-1: MGNANGKEEDGDATSSSAITKAGDPYSHTRQRRPSSESMSSSPPGSPARSPSPFLFAPQVPVSPLQRTNAPPSPNKIQWNQSQRIFDIPEEQGIPIIITWNQGGNDVAVEGSWDNWRSRKKLEKSGKDHSILFVLPSGIYHYKVIVDGECKYIPDLPFVSDEMGNVFNILDVHNFVPENPESIAEFEAPPSPDHSYGQALPTAEDFTKDPLAVPPQLRLTLVDTSDETGKATKPQHVVLNHVFIEQGWSPQSIVALGLTHRFESKYITVVLYKPLTR; this comes from the exons ATGGGAAATGCGAACGGCAAAGAAGAAGACGGCGATGCCACGTCATCTTCGGCGATTACGAAGGCCGGCGATCCTTACTCCCACACTCGTCAACGTCGTCCTTCCTCAGAATCTATGAGCAGTTCTCCTCCGGGAAGCCCAGCTCGATCTCCTTCTCCTTTCTTATTCGCTCCTcag GTTCCAGTGTCTCCATTGCAGAGGACAAACGCCCCTCCTTCGCCTAATAAAATCCAATGGAACCAATCTCAAAGAATTTTTGATATTCCGGAAGAGCAAGGGATCCCTATTATCATTACATGGAACCAGGGAGGTAATGATGTGGCAGTGGAAGGATCTTGGGACAACTGGAGATCAAG GAAGAAGCTGGAGAAATCTGGAAAAGACCACTCAATTCTCTTTGTCCTTCCATCTGGCATATACCACTACAAGGTGATCGTCGACGGTGAATGCAAATACATCCCAGATTTGCCCTTTGTATCAGACGAAATGGGCAATGTCTTTAACATTCTCGATGTTCAT AACTTTGTGCCAGAAAACCCAGAAAGCATAGCTGAGTTTGAGGCGCCTCCTTCACCTGATCATAGCTACGGACAAGCCCTCCCAACAGCAGAGGATTTCACAAAAGATCCACTGGCGGTGCCACCTCAGCTTCGTCTAACACTTGTGGACACTAGTGACGAAACAGGCAAAGCCACAAAGCCTCAGCATGTGGTGCTTAACCATGTGTTCATAGAGCAAGGGTGGAGTCCTCAATCCATCGTAGCTTTGGGTTTAACTCACAGGTTCGAGTCTAAGTACATAACTGTTGTCCTCTACAAACCACTCACACGGTGA
- the LOC130507856 gene encoding putative F-box protein At5g15660 produces the protein MSLLHLCNKEVVPLDLQIEILILLPLKSLARFMVVSKSWQEIISSKSFIRSRSLTHHPLRFLLALHDKDCKNRRRNCRFFFSSSLSSSSTSIPTTFLSSITLPLREPYYPTYYVNGLLNMGNIICNPCTGKTVYLPKLVDRTKSASRPSLVERFFGYDPVSDQYKVLCITLYRAQHATPSYFQVFTLGDKPKRWRFIKCDIPHMSWSNGLCIDGFVYYVAMDNGMCLMRFDLNSEKFDVFARLSQKMRTLFFLDKGPRTLINYHGKVAMALRPSDSAPSVDLFVFEAGKQDYKEKSFDNVPQLHLPIKGVTNDMAGDMIFAPIDSRGEVINVIHHDLKGASFKKMKFEVDAKSECQIGSDYFMGYVENLMLL, from the coding sequence ATGAGTCTCCTCCATCTTTGCAACAAGGAAGTTGTTCCTTTGGATCTGCAGATCGAGATTCTTATCCTTCTGCCTTTAAAGTCCCTAGCTAGGTTTATGGTCGTATCTAAATCATGGCAAGAAATCATCTCCAGCAAGAGTTTCATCAGGTCACGATCCTTGACTCATCATCCTTTGCGTTTCCTACTCGCTTTACACGATAAAGATTGCAAAAATCGACGCAGAAACTGCcgcttcttcttttcttcttcgcTATCGTCGTCATCAACATCCATACCAACCACTTTTCTATCCAGTATAACTTTACCTCTCCGTGAACCCTATTACCCTACTTATTACGTTAATGGTCTGCTGAACATGGGTAACATCATATGTAACCCTTGCACCGGAAAGACCGTATATTTACCAAAGCTTGTCGACAGAACTAAAAGCGCTAGTAGACCAAGCCTAGTCGAGCGCTTTTTTGGATATGATCCTGTCAGTGACCAGTACAAAGTATTGTGCATCACCCTGTATCGTGCACAACACGCAACACCGAGTTACTTTCAGGTATTCACATTGGGAGATAAACCTAAAAGATGGAGATTTATCAAGTGTGACATTCCTCACATGTCTTGGTCTAACGGTCTGTGTATTGATGGGTTTGTGTACTATGTTGCCATGGACAATGGAATGTGTCTGATGAGATTCGATTTGAACTCTGAGAAGTTTGATGTCTTTGCTAGATTATCTCAGAAAATGCGtactttgttttttcttgacAAAGGTCCAAGAACTTTGATAAACTACCATGGCAAAGTAGCCATGGCCCTTCGACCTTCTGACTCAGCGCCTTCAGTTGATTTGTTCGTTTTCGAAGCAGGAAAACAAGATTACAAAGAGAAGTCTTTTGATAATGTTCCCCAGCTTCATTTACCTATAAAAGGTGTTACTAATGATATGGCTGGTGACATGATTTTTGCACCTATCGATTCCAGAGGTGAGGTTATTAATGTTATCCACCACGATCTCAAGGGAGCTAGTTTTAAGAAGATGAAGTTTGAAGTTGACGCAAAGAGTGAATGTCAAATTGGGTCAGATTATTTCATGGGTTACGTAGAGAATCTTATGCTGCTGTAA